A window of the Cannabis sativa cultivar Pink pepper isolate KNU-18-1 chromosome X, ASM2916894v1, whole genome shotgun sequence genome harbors these coding sequences:
- the LOC115702865 gene encoding amino acid transporter AVT3B: protein MVFDKEAGSSSQALKAPPPPREDTPLLGSQKSLSSQGKTFANVFIAIVGAGVLGLPYTFMRTGWVLSLLTMFGVAALTHRCMMLLVYTRRRLESFDGFTKISSFGDLGFIVCGSFGRILVDVLIILAQAGFCVGYLIFIGNTMANLLTSPTTSLKTTMTLLSSKILGLNPKSFYIWGCFPFQLGLNSIPTLTHLAPLSILADVVDLGAMGVVMIEEVIVLLSNRPVVRAFSGFSEFLYGLGVIVYSFEGIGMCLPLESEMKEKNKYGKVLAFTMGFISIMYGSFGALGYFAYGDETQDMITANLGAGLISILIKLGLCVNLFFTLPIMMNPVYEIIERRFWGGRYCLWLRWLSVFVVTLVALLVPNFADFLSLVGSGICCALGFVLPSLFHFLVFKDDMNRTAWWSDVTIFVLGIGLGVSGTWYALQEMFAAKV, encoded by the coding sequence ATGGTGTTTGATAAAGAAGCAGGATCTTCATCCCAAGCCCTAAAAGCTCCACCACCGCCGAGGGAGGACACGCCCTTACTCGGTAGCCAAAAATCATTATCATCTCAAGGCAAGACATTTGCTAATGTGTTTATTGCCATAGTTGGTGCTGGTGTACTGGGCTTACCGTACACCTTCATGAGAACAGGTTGGGTATTGAGTCTCCTTACGATGTTCGGCGTGGCCGCTCTTACTCACCGATGCATGATGTTGTTGGTCTACACCCGCCGGAGACTCGAATCCTTTGATGGGTTCACAAAGATATCATCTTTTGGGGATTTGGGTTTCATTGTTTGTGGCTCATTTGGGAGAATATTGGTTGATGTTCTTATAATCTTAGCTCAAGCTGGGTTTTGTGTTGGTTATCTAATCTTCATAGGTAATACTATGGCTAATCTCTTAACTTCACCAACTACATCTTTGAAAACTACTATGACCCTTTTGAGTTCCAAGATATtggggttgaatcccaagagtTTTTACATATGGGGTTGTTTCCCTTTCCAATTAGGGTTGAATTCAATTCCAACATTGACCCATCTTGCCCCTTTGAGCATTTTGGCTGATGTGGTTGATCTTGGAGCAATGGGTGTTGTGATGATTGAAGAAGTTATTGTTTTGTTGAGTAATAGGCCTGTGGTGAGGGCTTTTTCAGGGTTTTCTGAGTTTTTGTATGGTTTAGGTGTGATTGTTTACTCCTTTGAAGGGATTGGAATGTGTTTACCATTGGAATCTGAGATGAAAGAGAAGAACAAATATGGTAAAGTATTAGCCTTTACAATGGGGTTCATATCAATAATGTATGGGAGTTTTGGAGCTTTGGGTTACTTTGCTTATGGGGATGAAACACAAGATATGATCACTGCTAACTTGGGTGCAGGATTGATTAGCATCTTGATCAAGCTTGGACTTTGTGTGAATCTATTTTTTACCTTACCTATAATGATGAACCCGGTTTATGAGATCATTGAGAGGAGGTTTTGGGGTGGGAGGTACTGCCTGTGGTTAAGATGGCTTTCGGTTTTTGTTGTGACTTTGGTGGCTTTGTTGGTCCCAAACTTTGCTGATTTCTTGTCTTTGGTAGGCAGTGGGATTTGCTGTGCATTGGGGTTTGTTTTGCCTTCTTTGTTTCATTTCCTGGTATTCAAGGATGACATGAATCGAACTGCATGGTGGTCTGATGTGACTATTTTCGTTTTGGGCATTGGTCTTGGAGTTTCCGGAACTTGGTATGCTTTGCAAGAAATGTTTGCTGCTAAAGTGTAG
- the LOC115702864 gene encoding uncharacterized protein LOC115702864, whose translation MTSPQNQPVNVDLFDAYFRRADLDRDGRISGQEAVPFFQGSGLPKQVLAQIWAYADQRQAGFLGRAEFYNALKLITVAQKRELTPEIVKAALYGPAAAKIPPPQINFAATPQPLPGSAPPASTTQAQSSAVTPTLSPNTGLGGPQVNVGVNQHISHESKLMKPPLPTSASSSQLTVASQGFPRGGAVAGPRPLSSSLPSDWASGGTVGTPTVTSQVQSTGINPSTSLDGFGIATLGPTTSLPPRPQITSGMKPQGPTATKEVNGFASDSSFGGDMFSATPSQPKPDASIAFTARNLPASQALVPNSVGSQPVVRPPAHVSAQSIPTRPTAGVQFQPAQSLARPNREVSAQTTSISLPGVSPTTGNSATSQPQLSWPKMTQTNVQKYTKVFVEVDTDRDGKITGEQARNLFLSWRLPREVLKQVWDLSDQDNDSMLSLREFCIALYLMERFREGHPLPAALPSNVIFDVSSSVQPTSNYSNAGNAAWRPSGFQQPNVVPGPGAQHMMPPVGPRPPVPVALPKADEEPPVPQPKSRVPELDKHFVDQLSTEEQNSLNSKFKEATEADKKVEELEKEILESREKIEFYRTKMQELVLYKSRCDNRVNEIMERSSADKKEVESLAKKYEEKYKQSGDVASKLTIEEATFRDIQEKKMELYQAIVKMEQDGSADGVLQARVDRIQSDLDELVKSLNERCKKYGLRGKPITLTELPFGWQHGIQEGAADWDEDWDKFEDEGFTFVKELTLDVQNTIAPPKQKSTLSQIKESSVVESPKAATSPDLDVKSDKPESVDERVVENGSASAHDKIDDLAKSTPNSPIGSSVAGSPSGEFSDFGKTFGSETSPRDKETHSDLGGAGSLFSGDKSFDEPAWGTFDNNDDLDSVWGFNSVSTTKDNKDHERNGDNFFFGDGDFGLNPIRTGSSPKANAFSQNSRPFSFDDSVPSTPLYNLGNSPPGFKESSEPSFDSFSRFDSFRSTNDSGFFPPPSDTFSRFDSMRGSRDFDQSHGFPSFDEPDPFGSSGPFRTSLDSQTPRSDPFGSSGPFRTSLDSQTPRSDPFGSSAPFRTSLDSQTPKKGTDSWSAF comes from the exons ATGACTTCGCCGCAGAACCAACCGGTGAATGTGGATCTATTCGATGCGTATTTCCGGCGAGCTGATTTAGACCGCGATGGCCGGATTAGTGGCCAAGAAGCTGTCCCTTTCTTCCAGGGCTCTGGTTTGCCCAAACAGGTCCTTGCTCAG ATATGGGCATATGCTGACCAGAGACAGGCCGGTTTCCTTGGTCGTGCTGAGTTCTATAATGCCCTTAAACTGATTACTGTGGCACAAAAACGTGAACTAACCCCAGAGATTGTGAAAGCTGCATTGTATGGTCCAGCTGCAGCAAAAATACCGCCACCGCAAATAAATTTTGCGGCCACACCTCAACCGCTGCCTGGTTCTGCTCCACCAGCATCTACCACTCAGGCTCAGAGTAGTGCTGTCACTCCGACATTATCACCAAATACTGGATTAGGAGGGCCACAAGTTAATGTAGGCGTGAACCAGCATATTTCTCACGAAAGTAAATTAATGAAGCCTCCACTACCCACATCTGCTTCATCTTCTCAACTGACTGTGGCCAGCCAAGGATTTCCTAGGGGAGGTGCTGTGGCTGGGCCTCGTCCTCTAAGCTCAAGTTTGCCAAGTGATTGGGCCAGTGGAGGTACTGTTGGAACTCCTACCGTAACATCACAAGTCCAAAGTACAGGGATTAATCCCTCCACAAGTTTGGATGGATTTGGGATTGCAACATTAGGGCCAACAACTTCCCTACCACCTAGGCCACAAATAACTTCTGGGATGAAGCCACAAGGTCCTACAGCTACTAAAGAAGTGAATGGGTTTGCTTCTGACTCATCTTTTGGAGGTGATATGTTTTCTGCAACCCCATCACAACCAAAGCCAGATGCTTCCATTGCATTTACTGCACGCAATTTACCTGCCTCACAGGCCCTTGTTCCAAACTCTGTTGGGTCTCAGCCCGTAGTTAGACCACCCGCCCATGTTTCAGCACAGAGTATACCAACACGTCCAACAGCTGGTGTTCAGTTTCAGCCAGCTCAGTCACTTGCCAGACCAAACAGGGAGGTCTCAGCTCAGACTACTTCTATATCTTTACCTGGAGTCTCACCTACAACTGGCAACTCTGCAACTAGTCAGCCCCAATTGTCATGGCCTAAGATGACTCAGACTAATGTTCAGAAGTATACAAAAGTATTTGTTGAAGTAGACACAGACAGAGATGGGAAAATTACTGGTGAACAAGCACGCAATCTATTTCTTAGTTGGAGATTGCCTAGAG AGGTTTTAAAGCAAGTATGGGATTTATCGGACCAGGATAATGATAGCATGCTATCACTTAGGGAGTTCTGTATTGCTTTGTACTTAATGGAGAGGTTTAGGGAAGGGCATCCTCTTCCAGCAGCTCTTCCAAGTAACGTGATATTTGATGTTTCTAGTAGTGTTCAACCTACTAGTAATTACAGCAATGCTGGCAATGCAGCTTGGAGACCATCTG GTTTTCAGCAACCAAATGTTGTGCCTGGCCCTGGTGCTCAGCACATGATGCCTCCAGTTGGACCAAGACCACCAGTACCAGTTGCTCTTCCCAAGGCTGATGAGGAGCCACCAGTCCCTCAGCCAAAATCAAGAGTTCCGGAGTTGGATAAACACTTCGTGGATCAACTCAGTACAGAGGAGCAGAATTCACTCAATTCAAAGTTTAAAGAAGCGACAGAAGCAGATAAAAAG GTGGAGGAACTGGAGAAAGAGATTTTggaatcaagagagaaaattgaGTTTTACCGTACAAAAATGCAAGAACTT GTTCTCTACAAGAGTAGGTGTGACAATCGTGTTAATGAGATTATGGAGAGGTCATCAGCTGACAAAAAAGAG GTTGAGTCCCTGGCGAAGAAATATGAAGAGAAATATAAACAAAGTGGAGATGTAGCCTCCAAGCTCACTATTGAAGAAGCTACATTTCGCGATATCCAG GAGAAAAAAATGGAGCTGTACCAGGCTATTGTTAAGATGGAACAGGATGGCAGCGCTGATGGAGTCCTTCAG GCTCGTGTTGATCGTATTCAATCAGATCTTGATGAACTTGTGAAATCCCTCAATGAGCGTTGCAAGAAATACGGACTACGTGGAAAACCCATAACTTTGACTGAGCTTCCTTTCG GCTGGCAGCATGGGATCCAAGAAGGAGCTGCTGACTGGGATGAAGATTGGGACAAGTTTGAAGATGAAG GATTCACTTTTGTCAAGGAGCTCACCCTTGATGTGCAGAATACCATAGCACCTCCAAAACAAAAATCCACACTGTCTCAGATTAAAGAATCCTCAGTAGTTGAGAGTCCAAAAGCTGCTACTTCACCCGACTTGGATGTCAAATCTGATAAGCCGGAGAGTGTGGATGAACGGGTTGTTGAAAATGGTTCTGCTTCTGCACATGATAAAATTGATGACTTGGCCAAAAGCACTCCAAACAGTCCAATTGGAAGCAGTGTTGCTGGAAGTCCATCTGGAGAATTTTCAGATTTTGGAAAGACATTTGGTTCAGAGACCTCACCTCGTGATAAGGAAACTCATAG TGATCTTGGTGGTGCTGGGTCTCTATTTTCTGGTGATAAGAGTTTCGACGAACCAGCATGGGGTACATTTGACAATAATGATGACTTGGACTCAGTGTGGGGTTTTAACTCAGTTAGTACCACGAAG GATAACAAGGATCATGAAAGAAATGGTGACAACTTCTTTTTTGGGGATGGTGATTTTGGCCTCAATCCTATTAGAACTGGGTCCTCCCCAAAAGCCAATGCTTTCTCACAGAACAGCCGGCCTTTCAGTTTTGACGATTCTGTTCCGAGCACACCCCTCTACAATCTAGGCAATTCACCACCAGGATTCAAGGAGAGTTCAGAACCATCTTTTGACAGCTTCTCAAGGTTCGACTCTTTCAGGAGCACCAATGACAGTGGATTCTTTCCTCCACCAAGTGACACATTCTCAAGATTTGATTCAATGCGCGGCAGTAGAGACTTCGACCAAAGTCATGGATTCCCATCTTTCGATGAGCCAGATCCTTTTGGATCATCCGGGCCGTTTAGGACTTCACTGGATAGTCAAACTCCAAGATCAGACCCTTTTGGTTCTTCAGGACCGTTTAGGACATCACTGGATAGTCAAACTCCAAGATCAGACCCTTTTGGTTCTTCAGCGCCGTTTAGGACATCACTGGATAGTCAAACACCGAAAAAAGGCACCGACAGTTGGAGTGCATTTTAG